The following coding sequences are from one Arcobacter nitrofigilis DSM 7299 window:
- a CDS encoding acyl-CoA dehydrogenase: protein MEALAFVLILIIFGYFSYPLILWFGFIGVYSLVFFDTNILFWVIFAILAVTFIIHKNRINLITSPIVKFIMKKGLLPKISATEEAALQAGTNWVESDYFKADINFKRIKEEYVTKLTKEEQDFINNEVNELCSMTTDWEIFQDRDLRPDVWKFIKDKKFFGMIIPKEYGGLGFSATAHSHVIEKLVSRSQVLAITIMVPNSLGPAELILKYGTQVQKDKYLDDLANGRQVPCFGLTEPNAGSDATSITSSGVIFKDEDKKIKIKLNFEKRYITLGNIATLIGIAFQLHDPEQILGEKKDLGITFGLLDSKLKGIDNSRRHDPLGIPFVNSPLFGKDVVIEIDDIIGGIDGIGLGWQMLVESLSIGRGISLPSVSLGGSKLALKVVSSYSQIREQFGLSIDRFEGVEEKIAKIAAFTYMLNASRNYTLDAIDNGVRPGVINSVMKYHATEKFREVINDSMDVVGGSGIIRGEKNLLAHAYFALPISITVEGANILTRNLMQFGQGLIKSHPYIYKEIQALNKNDVEAFDEAFFSHIKLVVKAFAKTITCYFTRGYFLKTQGNFKRYKQKLVWASSEFTLLSNTALALLGSALKKRENISGRFGDMLSYMYLITATLREFDNNPKEEDKDLVNYICNYAFEEIQKAKENILYNLPMLKVFLPLVRLNPLSVKAPDKLNEKIVNNLKNEAYLKELTSSVFVSSDAKDRLNILEKAIELNNETKPAFIKIKLAIKNGDIKKDSLENMFEEALEKGIVDKNELAQLKKANKLKQSSIEVDSYKARTYKTMR, encoded by the coding sequence ATGGAAGCTTTAGCGTTTGTACTTATACTTATTATTTTTGGATACTTTTCATATCCTTTAATTTTATGGTTTGGTTTTATTGGTGTATATTCACTAGTATTTTTTGATACAAATATTTTATTTTGGGTTATATTTGCCATTTTAGCAGTAACCTTTATAATACACAAAAATAGAATAAATCTTATAACTTCTCCAATAGTAAAATTTATTATGAAAAAAGGCTTATTACCAAAAATATCTGCCACAGAAGAAGCAGCCCTTCAAGCTGGAACAAATTGGGTAGAATCTGATTATTTTAAAGCAGATATAAACTTCAAAAGAATAAAAGAAGAGTATGTTACAAAACTTACAAAAGAAGAGCAAGATTTTATAAATAATGAAGTAAATGAACTATGTTCTATGACTACAGATTGGGAAATATTTCAAGATAGAGATTTACGTCCTGATGTTTGGAAATTTATAAAAGATAAAAAATTCTTTGGAATGATTATTCCAAAAGAGTATGGTGGTTTAGGATTTTCTGCAACTGCCCATTCACATGTAATAGAAAAACTTGTTAGTCGTTCTCAAGTATTAGCTATTACTATTATGGTGCCAAACTCTCTTGGACCTGCTGAGTTGATTTTAAAATATGGAACACAAGTACAAAAAGATAAATATCTTGATGACTTAGCAAATGGTAGACAAGTTCCTTGTTTTGGACTAACTGAACCAAATGCAGGGAGTGATGCTACTTCAATTACTTCAAGTGGTGTTATATTTAAAGATGAAGATAAAAAAATAAAAATTAAACTAAATTTTGAAAAAAGATATATAACTTTAGGAAATATTGCAACTCTTATCGGTATTGCTTTTCAACTACACGATCCAGAACAAATATTAGGTGAGAAAAAAGATTTAGGTATCACTTTTGGATTACTTGATTCTAAATTAAAAGGAATAGATAATTCAAGACGTCATGACCCACTTGGTATTCCTTTTGTAAACTCTCCATTATTTGGAAAAGATGTAGTTATTGAAATAGATGATATTATAGGAGGAATTGACGGTATTGGACTTGGTTGGCAAATGCTTGTTGAGTCACTATCTATTGGAAGAGGAATATCACTTCCAAGTGTTTCTTTAGGAGGAAGTAAACTTGCTTTAAAAGTAGTATCTTCATATTCACAAATTAGAGAACAATTTGGACTTAGTATTGATAGATTTGAAGGTGTTGAAGAAAAAATTGCAAAAATTGCAGCCTTTACTTATATGTTAAATGCTTCAAGAAACTATACCCTTGATGCAATAGATAATGGAGTAAGACCAGGGGTTATAAACTCTGTTATGAAATACCATGCAACTGAAAAATTTAGAGAAGTGATAAATGACTCTATGGATGTAGTAGGAGGAAGTGGAATTATAAGAGGTGAAAAAAATCTATTAGCCCATGCATATTTTGCTCTTCCTATTTCTATTACTGTTGAAGGTGCAAATATTCTTACTAGAAATTTGATGCAATTTGGGCAAGGATTAATAAAATCACACCCTTATATTTATAAAGAGATACAAGCTTTAAATAAAAATGATGTGGAAGCTTTTGATGAAGCATTTTTTTCTCATATAAAACTTGTAGTTAAAGCTTTTGCTAAAACTATTACTTGTTATTTCACAAGGGGATATTTCTTAAAAACACAAGGAAATTTCAAAAGATACAAACAAAAACTTGTTTGGGCAAGTTCAGAGTTTACATTATTGAGTAATACAGCCCTTGCTCTTTTAGGATCAGCTCTTAAAAAAAGAGAAAATATCTCTGGAAGATTTGGAGATATGCTTTCTTATATGTATTTAATAACTGCAACCCTTAGGGAGTTTGATAATAATCCTAAAGAAGAAGATAAAGATTTAGTAAATTATATATGCAACTATGCCTTTGAAGAAATTCAAAAAGCAAAAGAGAATATCTTATATAATCTTCCTATGTTAAAAGTTTTCTTACCATTAGTAAGGTTAAATCCATTAAGTGTAAAAGCACCAGATAAATTAAATGAAAAGATTGTAAATAACTTAAAAAATGAAGCATATCTAAAAGAACTAACTTCAAGTGTATTTGTATCAAGTGATGCAAAAGATAGGTTAAATATCCTAGAAAAAGCAATTGAATTAAACAATGAAACAAAACCAGCTTTTATAAAAATAAAATTGGCTATTAAAAATGGTGATATTAAAAAAGACTCTTTAGAAAATATGTTTGAAGAAGCCTTAGAAAAAGGAATTGTTGATAAAAATGAGTTAGCACAATTAAAAAAAGCAAATAAACTAAAACAATCAAGCATAGAAGTTGACTCGTATAAAGCAAGAACATACAAAACAATGAGATAA
- the yddG gene encoding aromatic amino acid exporter YddG — MQHTKGNILGLLTIFLWSTLALFTVYSGNIPPFELLSISFFIASLIGVLMLKKQKRSFASLKTIPLKAYIIGVSGLFGYHFFYFLAIKNAPAVEANLLNYLWPLLIVLFSALLPNEKLKWFHILGTILALIGAFLLVLKDGSLEFDTKYTLGYAFALAAALIWSSYSVISKTLTHVPTFAVTGFCIITAILSFIAHLIFEQSITPSITELLAAVMLGLGPVGGAFYLWDFALKNGDIKILGSLAYLAPLLSTLILVLVGVSKMTTSIALACLFIVLGSIISSKQYLKTIINLLFKS, encoded by the coding sequence ATGCAGCATACAAAAGGTAATATTTTAGGTTTATTAACAATATTTTTATGGTCAACACTAGCACTTTTTACAGTATATTCTGGAAATATTCCTCCCTTTGAACTTTTAAGTATCTCTTTTTTTATTGCTTCACTTATTGGAGTTTTGATGTTAAAAAAACAAAAAAGAAGTTTCGCAAGTTTGAAAACAATTCCTCTTAAAGCATATATAATAGGAGTTAGTGGATTATTTGGGTATCACTTTTTTTATTTTTTAGCAATAAAAAATGCTCCTGCTGTTGAAGCAAACTTGTTAAATTATTTATGGCCTTTACTTATTGTTCTTTTTTCAGCTCTTTTACCAAATGAAAAGTTAAAGTGGTTTCATATTCTAGGTACAATATTAGCTTTGATTGGGGCTTTTTTACTTGTATTAAAAGATGGAAGTTTAGAGTTTGATACAAAATATACTTTAGGATATGCCTTTGCACTTGCTGCTGCTCTTATTTGGTCAAGTTATTCTGTTATATCTAAAACATTGACCCATGTGCCAACCTTTGCAGTGACGGGGTTTTGTATAATAACTGCTATACTCTCTTTTATCGCACACTTAATTTTTGAACAGAGTATAACTCCTTCAATTACAGAACTTTTAGCAGCTGTTATGTTAGGATTAGGTCCTGTTGGTGGAGCCTTTTATTTATGGGATTTTGCACTTAAAAATGGTGATATAAAAATATTAGGTTCACTTGCATATCTAGCTCCACTTTTATCAACATTGATTTTAGTACTAGTTGGAGTATCTAAAATGACAACATCAATTGCATTAGCTTGTTTATTTATAGTTTTAGGCTCAATTATTAGTTCAAAGCAGTATTTAAAAACAATAATAAATCTGCTTTTTAAGTCTTGA
- a CDS encoding alpha/beta fold hydrolase, with translation MKKDLLINSSGILLNILEKIFDANIEVKGVENIPKDNPKIFVANHFTRMEALLVPYALYELTNKKVGVIADDSLFHTYFGDFLKDIGAMPKSSPFRNNTIIGDLITGCKDWMVFPEGLMVKAKDISKQKNHFCVKINGTCQVVHTGSAFFALNSQLLRNDYFSRKIKDFKKFQHKYFIHECKDIREEETMIVPINISYSNLRTGKNFLLDMVSKFMDNIGEHFLEELEIESNIVLNSKITIQILKPISTQDILEDIYKKEKNHNNIINKYRYELTHRFMDNIYKNLNINFDHIFILLIFLYPKKSINKNHLKRMIYLLWNQLKANFFSYDIEQESNIINLISYEEFLPFENILKIALKDNIILEDKVNYFINKDALLNSYTHHTIRLKNILHVILNEVLIIDKLNILAKNLVLKEKEEIDRLLLATLEKEEHDEFESDYEKFKDFPNIKDKEIGRPRYYNHAVSDVCVITLHGFSSSPKEVEQLSKFIRSKEINVYSPRLKGHGTVPEDLRDTTWKDWYLSLSRAIIIATLKHKRIIIIGFSTGGLLSLLSTKKCYMEFAGIICINTALHLNDIRVKTLLPAVSFWNDLVNSVHANSYAKEYVDNHAENPDINYDKFYIKAIEQLSKLMVKTRENLKNIQSPILIIQGKNDPVVNPASAYEIFEKIKSKEKDLIILERKNHVIIKGDNTKELYAKIYNFIKKIEGKEWL, from the coding sequence ATGAAAAAAGATTTGCTTATAAATTCAAGTGGTATTTTGCTAAATATTTTAGAAAAAATATTTGATGCAAATATAGAAGTCAAAGGAGTAGAAAATATTCCAAAAGACAATCCTAAAATATTTGTGGCAAATCATTTTACAAGAATGGAAGCCCTACTCGTACCTTATGCTTTATATGAACTTACTAATAAAAAAGTAGGTGTCATTGCTGATGATAGTTTATTTCATACTTATTTTGGAGATTTTTTAAAAGATATTGGCGCAATGCCAAAATCATCGCCTTTTAGAAATAATACTATTATTGGTGATTTAATCACGGGATGTAAAGATTGGATGGTTTTTCCAGAAGGACTAATGGTAAAAGCAAAGGATATTTCTAAGCAAAAAAATCATTTTTGCGTAAAGATAAATGGAACCTGCCAAGTTGTACACACAGGTTCTGCTTTTTTTGCATTAAACTCTCAATTATTAAGAAATGATTATTTTAGTAGAAAAATAAAAGACTTCAAAAAATTTCAACACAAATATTTCATACATGAGTGTAAAGATATAAGAGAAGAAGAGACAATGATTGTCCCTATTAATATATCTTATTCAAATCTTCGTACTGGAAAAAACTTTTTACTTGATATGGTTTCAAAATTTATGGATAATATTGGAGAACACTTTTTAGAAGAGTTAGAAATAGAGTCAAATATTGTTTTAAATTCAAAAATCACAATTCAAATTCTAAAACCTATTAGCACCCAAGATATTTTGGAAGATATTTATAAAAAAGAGAAGAATCATAATAATATAATAAATAAATATAGATATGAATTAACACATCGTTTTATGGACAATATTTATAAAAATTTAAATATAAACTTTGACCATATATTTATCCTTCTTATTTTTTTATATCCTAAAAAATCAATCAATAAAAACCATTTAAAAAGAATGATTTACCTTCTATGGAATCAACTTAAAGCAAACTTCTTTTCTTATGATATTGAACAAGAAAGTAATATTATAAATCTCATTTCCTATGAAGAGTTTCTTCCCTTTGAAAATATTTTAAAAATTGCTTTAAAAGATAATATTATTTTAGAAGACAAAGTTAACTATTTTATAAATAAAGATGCTCTTTTAAATAGTTATACTCACCATACAATTCGTCTTAAAAATATACTTCATGTAATTTTAAATGAAGTACTAATAATAGATAAACTAAATATTTTAGCAAAAAACTTAGTTTTAAAAGAAAAAGAAGAGATAGATAGACTGCTTCTTGCTACTTTAGAGAAAGAGGAGCATGATGAATTTGAATCTGATTATGAAAAGTTTAAAGATTTTCCTAATATAAAAGATAAAGAAATAGGAAGACCAAGATATTATAATCATGCTGTTTCAGATGTTTGTGTTATAACTTTGCATGGTTTTTCCTCATCTCCAAAAGAAGTAGAACAATTAAGCAAGTTTATTAGAAGTAAAGAGATAAATGTTTATTCTCCTAGACTAAAAGGACATGGAACTGTTCCCGAAGACTTAAGAGATACGACATGGAAGGATTGGTATTTATCCCTTTCAAGGGCAATTATAATTGCTACATTAAAACACAAAAGAATTATTATTATTGGATTTTCAACAGGAGGACTTCTTTCACTTCTTAGTACAAAAAAATGTTATATGGAATTTGCTGGAATTATTTGTATAAATACTGCTTTACATTTAAATGATATACGAGTTAAAACTCTACTTCCAGCTGTCTCTTTTTGGAATGATTTAGTAAATAGTGTACATGCAAATAGTTATGCAAAAGAGTATGTGGATAATCACGCTGAAAATCCAGATATAAATTATGATAAATTTTATATCAAAGCCATAGAACAATTAAGTAAATTAATGGTAAAAACAAGAGAAAATCTTAAAAACATACAAAGCCCTATTTTAATAATTCAAGGAAAAAATGATCCAGTTGTAAACCCAGCATCTGCCTATGAAATTTTTGAGAAAATAAAATCTAAAGAAAAAGATTTGATTATTTTAGAGCGAAAAAATCATGTTATTATTAAGGGCGATAATACAAAAGAGTTATATGCTAAAATTTATAATTTTATCAAAAAAATAGAAGGAAAAGAATGGTTATAG
- a CDS encoding YiiD C-terminal domain-containing protein — translation MVIEEIQNKIHTQIPMTKLMKLELKDLNETQLITTAPLDINVNDKGTAFGGSLNSITIISSWCMAYYLSKKFNLENPSIVIFKNETKFIRPVTKDIICHTLIPNEEEQNTLLSKINTKNSASIKIHSQIIENDKVCVDFYGVYVIKT, via the coding sequence ATGGTTATAGAAGAGATACAAAACAAAATACATACACAAATACCTATGACAAAACTAATGAAATTGGAGTTGAAAGATTTAAATGAAACGCAACTTATCACAACAGCTCCCCTTGATATTAATGTAAATGACAAAGGTACAGCTTTTGGAGGAAGTTTAAATAGTATAACTATTATTTCATCTTGGTGTATGGCATATTATTTATCAAAAAAATTTAATTTAGAAAACCCAAGTATAGTCATATTTAAAAATGAAACAAAATTTATAAGACCAGTTACAAAAGATATTATTTGTCATACTTTAATTCCAAATGAAGAAGAACAAAATACTTTACTATCAAAAATAAATACAAAAAATAGTGCTTCAATAAAAATACATTCTCAAATCATAGAAAATGATAAAGTCTGCGTTGACTTTTATGGAGTCTATGTTATCAAGACTTAA
- a CDS encoding DUF3108 domain-containing protein — translation MNKIIIVIIFLSIFSNAKTFEATYKISYGIFGELGLAKTSLEILPNNTYKIKVHAYATGIAKFLSSNKEEFYESQGVVRDNLLIPNKYITVTNNDYKKRKKTYLFNYKKKQILVKKYEKKVNIKYDENLKKKESWKTSESKEFTNFFATNDLLSLFFNITKVVPSFEQGNSYTFKVIGANKDNGKLDIIIPKNKAYKELQEALNTKNKKFIVAIHQKNIFKFKRRTFYIIK, via the coding sequence ATGAACAAAATAATTATAGTTATAATCTTTTTATCTATATTTTCAAATGCTAAAACATTTGAAGCTACATATAAAATAAGCTATGGTATTTTTGGAGAATTAGGTCTTGCAAAAACAAGCCTCGAAATTCTTCCTAATAATACATATAAAATAAAAGTCCATGCTTATGCAACTGGTATTGCAAAATTTTTAAGTAGCAATAAAGAAGAGTTTTATGAAAGCCAAGGAGTTGTAAGAGACAACTTACTTATTCCTAATAAATATATAACTGTTACAAATAATGACTATAAAAAAAGAAAAAAAACTTATCTTTTTAACTATAAAAAAAAGCAAATTTTAGTTAAAAAATATGAAAAAAAAGTTAATATAAAATATGACGAAAACTTAAAAAAGAAAGAATCTTGGAAAACTAGTGAGTCAAAAGAGTTTACAAATTTTTTTGCAACAAATGACTTATTATCACTTTTTTTTAATATAACAAAAGTAGTTCCTAGTTTTGAGCAAGGTAATAGTTATACTTTTAAAGTTATTGGTGCAAATAAAGATAATGGGAAGTTAGATATAATAATTCCTAAAAATAAAGCTTATAAAGAGCTCCAAGAGGCTTTAAATACTAAAAATAAAAAGTTTATAGTCGCAATTCATCAAAAAAATATTTTCAAGTTCAAACGGAGAACTTTTTATATCATTAAATAA
- a CDS encoding 3-hydroxyacyl-CoA dehydrogenase NAD-binding domain-containing protein: MNNLNLEINNDIATLTFDLKNTKANKLSFEVLSELNNALDEIKQNKQIKVLVIDSAKPTIFIAGADIKEIEAMSTEEEVYEQITKGDNILTKLEALSIPTIAYINGACMGGGLELALCCKYRVATTNEKTKLAFPEIKLGFFPGLGGTQRAPKLVGLITALEMILTGKNHDAKKALKMGLVDEIFDNGQKEFKLKEFITKVLENKVQRKKLPFVNNLMEKFSFTRAYIYKKSLQGIEKKVNRDFKAPYTALEVIQNTFTESFEKGIDIEARAFSQLAATKESKYMIELFFMFEKLNKNFEKTPTPISNVAVLGNGVMGKGIIWLFSKFLNEIRIKIRKIEQANDIIKDVAKLYDSSIKRRTMSQNQVDFKLNKISYTDKFNGLGQTQLALEAIIENENAKKEAFKELEEVLDKDAIIATNTSSISIEKLGSELKNKKNFLGIHFFNPVNMMPLVEVIPSSHTSKKTINRVIELLTTCGKTPIVVGDCAGFIVNRILLPYINEAAFILEEGSDIKTIDKILKDFGLPMGPFILADTVGIDIGFKVATILQESYGSRMTVAPILTKVYKDLKLLGKKAKKGFYLHNTKNLEINEEVTKLLSTNRKEFTQKEIIERCMFIMVNEASRCLEEGIVNDPKIIDFAMITGTGFPPYKGGICAYANDMGISYIVDELKQYEKVFGERFKPSLLLEKLDKENKDFKTGEELWKL; the protein is encoded by the coding sequence ATGAATAATTTAAATTTAGAAATAAATAATGATATTGCAACATTAACCTTTGATTTAAAAAACACAAAGGCAAATAAATTATCTTTTGAAGTATTAAGTGAACTAAACAATGCCTTAGATGAGATAAAACAAAATAAGCAAATAAAAGTTCTTGTTATTGATAGTGCAAAACCTACTATATTTATTGCAGGTGCTGATATTAAAGAGATAGAGGCTATGAGCACAGAAGAAGAAGTTTATGAGCAAATCACAAAAGGTGATAATATCTTAACTAAACTAGAAGCCTTAAGTATACCAACAATAGCCTATATCAATGGAGCTTGTATGGGTGGAGGTTTAGAACTTGCTTTATGTTGTAAATATAGAGTTGCTACTACAAATGAAAAAACAAAATTAGCCTTTCCTGAGATAAAACTTGGATTTTTCCCAGGTCTTGGGGGAACACAAAGAGCCCCAAAACTTGTAGGGCTTATAACTGCCCTTGAGATGATTTTAACGGGTAAAAATCATGATGCTAAAAAAGCATTAAAAATGGGACTTGTGGATGAAATATTTGATAATGGACAAAAAGAGTTTAAGTTAAAAGAGTTTATTACAAAAGTTCTTGAAAACAAAGTTCAAAGAAAAAAACTACCTTTTGTAAATAATCTTATGGAAAAATTTTCTTTCACAAGAGCATACATTTACAAAAAATCATTACAAGGAATAGAGAAAAAAGTAAATAGAGATTTTAAAGCACCGTATACGGCTTTGGAAGTTATACAAAATACTTTTACTGAAAGCTTTGAAAAAGGTATAGATATAGAAGCTAGAGCTTTTTCACAACTAGCAGCAACAAAAGAGTCTAAGTATATGATAGAGCTATTTTTCATGTTTGAAAAACTAAATAAAAATTTCGAAAAAACACCAACTCCAATTTCAAATGTAGCAGTATTAGGAAATGGTGTAATGGGTAAAGGAATTATTTGGTTATTTTCAAAGTTTTTAAATGAAATAAGAATCAAAATAAGAAAAATAGAACAAGCCAATGACATCATAAAAGACGTTGCAAAACTATATGATAGTTCTATAAAAAGAAGAACTATGAGTCAAAATCAAGTTGACTTTAAATTAAATAAAATCTCTTATACTGATAAATTTAATGGTTTAGGTCAAACCCAACTAGCTCTAGAAGCTATTATTGAAAATGAAAATGCAAAAAAAGAGGCTTTTAAAGAACTAGAAGAAGTTCTTGATAAAGATGCAATTATTGCAACAAATACTTCTTCAATCTCCATAGAAAAACTTGGAAGTGAACTAAAAAATAAGAAAAACTTTTTGGGAATACATTTTTTCAATCCTGTAAATATGATGCCACTTGTTGAAGTTATACCTTCATCACACACTTCTAAAAAGACTATAAATAGAGTAATAGAGTTATTAACAACTTGTGGGAAAACACCCATAGTAGTTGGAGATTGTGCTGGATTTATTGTCAATCGTATTTTACTTCCATATATAAATGAGGCTGCTTTTATACTAGAAGAGGGTTCAGATATTAAAACCATAGATAAAATTTTAAAAGATTTTGGTTTACCTATGGGACCTTTTATTTTAGCAGATACTGTTGGTATTGATATAGGTTTTAAAGTAGCAACAATATTACAAGAATCATATGGTTCACGTATGACTGTAGCTCCTATACTTACAAAAGTATATAAAGACTTAAAATTATTAGGTAAAAAAGCCAAAAAAGGTTTTTATCTTCATAACACAAAAAATTTAGAGATAAATGAAGAAGTTACAAAACTACTTTCAACAAATAGAAAAGAATTTACCCAAAAAGAGATAATTGAGCGTTGTATGTTTATTATGGTAAATGAAGCCTCAAGATGTTTGGAAGAAGGTATTGTAAATGATCCAAAAATCATAGATTTTGCTATGATTACAGGTACTGGTTTTCCTCCATATAAAGGTGGGATTTGTGCCTATGCAAATGACATGGGAATTTCATATATTGTAGATGAACTAAAACAATATGAAAAAGTTTTTGGCGAAAGATTTAAACCAAGTTTATTATTAGAAAAATTAGATAAAGAGAATAAAGATTTTAAAACAGGGGAAGAATTATGGAAGCTTTAG
- a CDS encoding thiolase family protein, whose amino-acid sequence MRERIAIIDGLRSPVAKANGKLNNVSADSLGAIIAKELVLRNNIPYDDFDEVIIGNVAQPANAANIARVLAMRAGFPKKTIAYTVHRNCASGMQALSSSIEKIYTKQGKIYLAGGVESMSNIPLLFSNQFKDFMTKFTYAKSTSEKLKLLTSFRLSFLKPTIGLISGLTDPISGKIMGITAENLANEFKISRQAQDEYSLQSHLKAQKAIESGILNDEIHPIMTKDSSIMDDDGIRFNQTIQALNKLKPIFDRNGTVTAGNSSQVSDGACMMILCSESKAKELGLEPIGFIKDYAYAGLDANKMGLGPIFATKKLFDKTGVSLKNIDLIELNEAFAAQVIANLEAFKSKSFCKKEFNSEPLGEINEEILNVNGGAIAIGHPVGMSGARIVLHTVKELKRKGLKTGLATLCVGGGQGASFLVEV is encoded by the coding sequence ATGCGTGAAAGAATAGCGATAATTGATGGATTAAGAAGCCCAGTAGCAAAAGCAAATGGGAAATTAAATAATGTAAGTGCTGATAGCTTAGGTGCAATTATTGCAAAAGAGCTAGTTCTTAGAAATAATATACCCTATGATGATTTTGATGAAGTTATTATTGGAAATGTTGCCCAACCAGCAAATGCAGCAAATATAGCAAGAGTTCTAGCTATGAGAGCTGGTTTTCCTAAAAAAACCATTGCATATACTGTTCATAGAAATTGTGCTTCAGGTATGCAAGCCCTATCAAGCTCAATTGAAAAAATATATACAAAACAAGGGAAAATATATCTGGCCGGTGGAGTTGAATCCATGAGTAATATTCCCCTACTCTTTTCAAACCAATTTAAAGATTTTATGACAAAATTTACCTATGCAAAAAGTACATCTGAAAAACTAAAATTACTTACAAGTTTTCGGCTTAGTTTTTTAAAACCTACTATTGGATTAATTTCTGGATTAACAGACCCAATTTCTGGAAAAATCATGGGAATAACTGCTGAAAATCTTGCAAATGAGTTTAAAATAAGTCGCCAAGCCCAAGATGAATATTCACTACAATCACATCTAAAAGCACAAAAAGCAATAGAAAGTGGTATTTTAAATGATGAAATACACCCTATCATGACAAAAGATTCTTCAATCATGGATGATGATGGAATAAGATTTAACCAAACTATTCAAGCCCTAAACAAACTAAAACCAATATTTGATAGAAATGGAACTGTAACAGCTGGAAACTCATCTCAAGTTTCAGATGGTGCTTGTATGATGATATTATGCTCTGAATCAAAAGCAAAAGAGTTGGGTCTTGAGCCAATAGGTTTTATAAAAGATTATGCTTATGCTGGTCTTGATGCCAATAAAATGGGCTTAGGTCCAATCTTTGCCACAAAAAAACTATTTGATAAAACAGGTGTCAGTCTAAAAAATATAGATTTAATAGAACTAAATGAAGCCTTTGCTGCGCAAGTTATTGCAAACCTTGAAGCTTTTAAATCAAAAAGTTTTTGCAAAAAAGAGTTTAACTCTGAGCCTCTTGGTGAAATAAATGAAGAGATATTAAATGTAAATGGAGGAGCAATTGCCATTGGTCATCCAGTTGGTATGAGTGGAGCTAGAATTGTACTTCACACAGTAAAAGAACTTAAAAGAAAAGGCCTAAAAACTGGTCTTGCTACACTTTGTGTTGGTGGTGGGCAAGGTGCAAGTTTTTTAGTGGAGGTATAA